In the Paenibacillus sp. FSL R7-0337 genome, GGCGGAACGAATATCAGCGGCGCGCTGGCCGAAGCGATGAAGGTAATTCATGAAGACGGCGCGGACCGCGGGGCGATGGTTATTCTCCTATCCGACGGTGTCAGCCAGTTCAATACCTCTACGGAGCTGACAGACTATGTAGCGCGTGGAATAAAAGTGAATACAATTGGGCTGGCCCTGGATGATCCGTCCGGCGCAAATCTGCTCCAGAATATCGCCAGCGGCACCGGCGGACAGTATTATGATGTGGCCGATGCGAACCGGCTTGGCGACGTATTCCAGCAGATTTATGACCGTCTGGGGGACCGGACACTGCTGACCGAACGCAGCGACCAGACCGCGGACAGCCCTTATTATGCTGTGGTGCGTGTGCTGGCCTTGATGCTGCTTGGTACGGCGCTGGGTCTGGGCCTTGGCATTGTGTTCGATAACCGCCATCTGGCCCGGAGCTTCAGTATCGGGGGCGCGGTATCGGGACTTATTGCGGGGCTGATTCTGGAATCCGGCCTGAATGGCGACACGCTCTGGGACCCTATGACCCGGCTGCTGGCGCTGCTCGTTCTGGCGGCCATTCTCACCTTGTTCACGTATATCGTGCCTGTAGGGGAAGGACGCTTGTCGCGCCGGGGAAGAGCTGCGGGGGCTGCTAATGCGCCTGCGGACAGTATTCATTCACCCCGCCGTAACCGCGGCAGTAAAGGGTTCTAAAGCCAGATGCAGGGAAAGGGGCAGGTTGCCATGAAGTACGCCGAGGCAGACGCTGGAGCACCGGTGATTACCGAAGTTGTATCCAGAGTGGAAGACCGGTTCTGTACGCTGCGCTGGCGCTGGCCGGACGGTGTACAGGCGGTATATATTCATAAGGCCTCTGCGGAGGCACCGGACAGTCATGAGCATCCGCCTCCGGGCATGAAGCTCTACACGCGTGAAGAATACAAAGCGAATAACGGGTACCGGGACCGGCTGGACGAGATCGGGATGGTGGCCTATACCATTTACGTGCGGATTAGCGAGAATGGGGAGACGCTGCTGGTCCGTCAGCAGGATGGCGGTAACCGGGCGCTCGTCAGCGCGGGCAAAGCGAGGATCTACTACGCGGTCCAGCACAAAAAGGGGTTGTTCAGCAAGCTGAAAACCGTGCAGATGACGATTACTGCCGAGGTGCCGGTGCCGAAGGAAGTGCTCTGCTACGTCAAAAAGCGGGATGCGCACCCATCCTCCAAGGAGGACGGTGCAAGGTTCCCGTTCGTTCAGGACTTCGCTCCCGGGCGCAACCAGCTCCCGCCGATTGAGGTCGGCAAGGACGACTTCATCCGTATTTTTTTCACCGATGGGCCTAAATACGGGGCGTATTATGAGCTGGTTCCCGAGTGAGCGGGAGTAGCATACCGGGTGCTGACACAACTCTGAGGAGGATGAGAGATGTCTTTTTTTAGCCGTTTCATGAAGAAGAATCAGCCTGCAGCGAGGCCGCTGTATTACGATATCGTCTGCCCGTTCTGCTTCACGCGCTTTGAGCCGGAGGAAGTGGTGTTCCGGGCCATGCACAGCCGTGAGGATGATGAGAATTATGCGCTCGGTGAGGATGATCTGCTGAATAAATACCGGGAGCGCTTCGGCCTCGATACGGTGGATGATATGGAAGCAGTTCTGCAGCCGGCGGATATCCCGGAGGAGTATCATCATTATACAGACAATGTGCTGACCGGGCTCACCGACCGCTACGGGGTGATGACCCGCAGACGGCTCTGTCCGTCCTGCCATAACGAACTGCCTGTAACAGCAGGCAAGGTGCCTAGCAATATTATCTCGATTATCGGAGCTTCCCAGGTCGGGAAGTCTGTCTATATGACCTCGCTGATCCACACGCTCCAGCATACAACGGCAGGACATTTCGACGCAGCCTGTATGCCGCTGAATGCCGAGATCAGCCGCAAATTCCGCACCTTGTACGAGGAGCCGCTGTTCGAGCGTGGGGATCTGCTGGCGTCTACCCAGAAGGAGAAGATGCAGGAGCCGTTTATTTTCCAGTTTGTGTTCAAGGATGAATCTAAGCCCCCGCTGACGCTGGTGTTCTTCGATGTAGCCGGTGAAGGAATGGTCGATCAGGATTACTTAGGCCTGCACGGCCAGCATATTAAGAACTCCGCAGGGATTCTGTTCATGGTCGATCCGCTGCAGATCCGTTCGGTCCGGGAGAAGATCCGCATTAATTTCGGTGACCGCCCGGGAGAGTGGGTATCGCAGTATGATGAGCCGCGTGATGTGGTGCTGACCATGTTCGGGGATTTCATCGCCTATCAGGAGAAGAGCAAGACCGAGATTCCGACCGCAGTCGTCCTGGCCAAAAGCGATATGCTCCACTCCCTCAAGGATGAGGATGGCGACTATATCAAGTCGAACAGCAATGTGTTCAACAACTACGTGCACCGCAAAACGCT is a window encoding:
- a CDS encoding VWA domain-containing protein encodes the protein MQRKINLLLLLFSLLGAGVAFVLGELLLDRRPYDLPQMVLVGIYFAIVALCVGIGALVAENISPKLNGQSWKLRYLGTSWKMFPLMVVLLLGVGTLTEFVYELNFGGSKPVKNVVMVIDDSGSMSQSDPSDRRYAAAKNLVQQLKKDNKVAVVTFSNEASVVQPLLPLSKAANREKVMEVISSLKTTEGGTNISGALAEAMKVIHEDGADRGAMVILLSDGVSQFNTSTELTDYVARGIKVNTIGLALDDPSGANLLQNIASGTGGQYYDVADANRLGDVFQQIYDRLGDRTLLTERSDQTADSPYYAVVRVLALMLLGTALGLGLGIVFDNRHLARSFSIGGAVSGLIAGLILESGLNGDTLWDPMTRLLALLVLAAILTLFTYIVPVGEGRLSRRGRAAGAANAPADSIHSPRRNRGSKGF